A genomic region of Leptolyngbyaceae cyanobacterium contains the following coding sequences:
- a CDS encoding alpha/beta hydrolase, which translates to MGTITTRDGTQIYYKDWGTGQPIVFSHGWPLSADAWESQMFFLASHGYRCIAHDRRGHGRSSQPWHGNDMDTYADDLAELFEALDLKDAVTIGHSTGGGEVARFIGRHGTKRVSKAVLMGAVPPLMLKTEANPGGLPIEVFDGFRAAFLADRSQFFLDVASGPFFGFNRPGAKVSQGLIQSWWMQGMMAGHKNAYDCIKAFSETDFTEDLKKFDVPTLIIHGDDDQIVPIGASALLSAKLVKNSTLKIYPGGTHSLGDTSKEQLNADLLEFLKS; encoded by the coding sequence ATGGGCACAATCACCACTAGGGACGGTACACAAATCTATTACAAAGACTGGGGCACAGGACAGCCCATTGTCTTCAGCCACGGCTGGCCACTGAGCGCAGATGCTTGGGAATCGCAGATGTTTTTTCTCGCCTCGCATGGTTACCGTTGCATCGCCCACGATCGTCGCGGTCATGGCCGATCGAGCCAACCGTGGCACGGCAATGACATGGATACCTACGCTGACGATCTGGCGGAGCTATTCGAGGCCCTGGATCTAAAGGATGCGGTGACGATCGGACACTCTACAGGCGGTGGTGAAGTGGCGCGTTTCATCGGACGCCACGGTACTAAGCGCGTTTCCAAGGCCGTGCTGATGGGCGCAGTGCCGCCACTGATGCTCAAGACGGAGGCAAATCCGGGTGGGCTGCCCATTGAGGTGTTTGACGGCTTTCGGGCGGCATTTTTGGCTGACCGATCGCAGTTCTTCCTAGATGTAGCCAGCGGGCCGTTCTTTGGCTTCAATCGACCCGGTGCCAAAGTCTCCCAAGGGCTGATCCAGTCCTGGTGGATGCAAGGGATGATGGCTGGTCATAAGAACGCCTATGACTGCATTAAGGCGTTTTCGGAAACAGATTTCACCGAAGATTTGAAGAAGTTCGACGTACCGACGTTGATTATTCACGGTGATGACGATCAGATCGTGCCCATTGGTGCTTCTGCCCTGTTGTCTGCCAAGCTTGTCAAGAATTCGACTTTGAAGATCTATCCTGGGGGAACGCATAGTCTGGGCGACACCAGCAAGGAACAACTCAACGCCGACTTGCTGGAATTCCTTAAATCCTGA
- a CDS encoding glucose 1-dehydrogenase: MTKKLEGKIAVVTGASKGIGASIAKHLAAEGAAVVVNYSSSKEGADRVVDEITSAGGKAIAVQANVAKKAEIEHLFAQTRQTFGRLDILVNNAGIYEFSPLEDITEEHFHKQFDLNVLGLILSSQQAVKHFGSAGGSIINISSIVSTLAPANASIYSATKAAVDAVTKSLAKELGPRNIRINSINPGMVETEGAHTAGITENEGRQQAEAQTPLRRIGQPQDIAPAVVFLASSDSGWITGETLYITGGLR, from the coding sequence ATGACAAAAAAACTAGAGGGAAAAATTGCAGTCGTTACAGGTGCATCTAAAGGCATCGGTGCCTCGATCGCCAAACATCTGGCAGCCGAAGGTGCAGCAGTTGTCGTTAACTATTCATCAAGCAAAGAAGGGGCCGATCGCGTGGTTGATGAAATTACCAGCGCAGGCGGTAAGGCGATCGCAGTTCAAGCCAATGTTGCCAAAAAAGCAGAGATCGAACATCTGTTTGCACAGACACGGCAAACATTCGGCAGGCTGGATATTTTGGTCAACAATGCGGGAATTTATGAATTTTCCCCACTTGAAGACATCACCGAAGAACACTTCCACAAGCAATTCGATCTGAATGTGCTGGGATTAATCCTCAGTTCGCAACAAGCCGTCAAGCACTTCGGCTCGGCAGGCGGCAGCATTATCAATATCAGTTCGATCGTTAGCACCCTCGCGCCCGCCAATGCTTCAATCTATAGTGCTACCAAAGCGGCTGTTGATGCCGTCACGAAGTCGCTAGCCAAAGAGTTAGGCCCCCGCAACATTCGGATCAACTCCATCAATCCTGGCATGGTGGAAACGGAGGGGGCACACACAGCAGGAATTACCGAGAACGAAGGTCGCCAACAGGCTGAAGCGCAAACACCATTACGTCGCATTGGACAGCCACAGGACATCGCCCCTGCCGTTGTATTCCTTGCTTCCTCCGATTCAGGCTGGATCACTGGCGAAACGCTGTACATTACGGGTGGGCTTCGCTAG
- a CDS encoding FAD-dependent oxidoreductase, translating to METADVIVIGSGQGGIPLAADFAKEGRKVVLFERDALGGSCINYGCTPSKAFLAAAHAAGRARQSKKLGIHAEVEVDFPAVMERVRGIRSSFNQGIRQRLESAGVKVVCGEASFVGERTVKGGDVTVQAPLVIINTGTSSLIPDIPGLAGTPYLTNRNFFDLNALPARLLVIGGGYIGLELGQGLARLGSQTHLIVRGDRVLAQEESDVSEVLAEAFKQDGINLHFGVNVNRVAHENNLFSLTLSNGEQLQGEALLVAIGRKPNTSALNAAASGIELDDRGFVKIDDRFHTTCSGVYAIGDVAKQPAFTHVSWEDYRRLKAILSGENRTRSDRVLGYAVYTEPQVGRVGMTLEQAQKQGINARAVKLPMSQIARAIEWGHELGFYRMVIDSDTDKILGATLVGYETAELVHVFLSLMEAGATWQLLERSVHIHPTYGEALPSLARLLL from the coding sequence ATGGAAACAGCAGATGTTATCGTCATCGGGAGCGGTCAAGGAGGCATTCCACTGGCGGCTGATTTTGCCAAGGAGGGACGTAAGGTTGTCTTGTTTGAGCGGGATGCTTTAGGCGGCAGTTGCATCAACTATGGTTGCACTCCTTCCAAAGCGTTCTTAGCAGCGGCTCATGCAGCAGGTCGGGCACGCCAGAGTAAGAAATTAGGCATCCACGCGGAGGTGGAAGTGGATTTCCCCGCTGTCATGGAACGAGTTCGGGGAATCCGCAGCAGCTTTAATCAGGGGATTCGCCAGCGATTGGAATCTGCGGGTGTCAAAGTCGTTTGTGGCGAAGCTTCTTTTGTGGGTGAACGGACGGTCAAAGGTGGGGATGTTACTGTTCAGGCTCCTTTGGTAATTATTAACACGGGTACGTCATCGCTGATTCCTGACATTCCCGGACTTGCAGGAACTCCCTACCTGACCAATCGCAACTTCTTTGACTTGAACGCCTTACCAGCCCGTTTATTGGTAATCGGAGGCGGCTATATTGGCTTGGAATTGGGACAAGGACTAGCGCGTTTGGGCAGTCAGACCCACTTAATCGTGCGGGGCGATCGCGTCCTCGCCCAGGAAGAGTCTGATGTCAGCGAGGTGTTAGCAGAAGCATTCAAGCAGGATGGGATTAATCTCCACTTTGGCGTCAATGTGAATCGCGTCGCCCACGAGAATAATCTGTTTAGCCTGACCTTGAGTAATGGCGAACAACTTCAGGGAGAAGCTTTACTGGTGGCGATCGGACGAAAACCCAATACAAGTGCATTAAATGCAGCTGCTAGCGGCATTGAGCTAGACGATCGCGGGTTCGTCAAAATTGACGATCGGTTCCATACTACCTGTTCTGGAGTCTATGCGATCGGAGATGTTGCCAAACAGCCTGCCTTTACTCATGTGTCGTGGGAAGATTATCGCCGCTTAAAAGCAATTTTGAGTGGAGAAAACCGGACACGAAGCGATCGCGTCCTTGGCTATGCGGTTTACACGGAACCGCAAGTGGGGCGAGTGGGTATGACCTTAGAACAGGCTCAGAAACAAGGCATCAACGCGCGTGCTGTCAAGTTACCCATGAGCCAAATTGCGCGTGCGATCGAGTGGGGACACGAGCTTGGGTTTTATCGCATGGTAATCGACAGTGACACAGACAAAATCCTGGGAGCAACCCTGGTGGGGTACGAAACTGCTGAACTGGTTCATGTATTTTTATCCCTGATGGAGGCGGGAGCAACTTGGCAGTTGTTAGAGCGATCGGTTCACATCCATCCCACATACGGTGAAGCTTTACCCAGTTTGGCACGGTTGCTGCTTTGA
- a CDS encoding GAF domain-containing protein: MNYEYKVGGSLPPDAPTYVWRQADRELYDYLKAGKFCYVLNSRQMGKSSLLVQTMQRLQKENIACAAIDLTEIISPDITRSEFYGSLTDTLVDCFHLTKQIGSFDQWWGNQKRLSPIKRLSKFIKEVLLTNNALLSKNIIIFIDEIDSVLRLPFSTNDFFGLIRACHNNRADQPEYNRLTFAILGVASPSDLISGRNHSPPFNFGEAIELNGFQLGEVEPLAVGLKAKSKDCQKLLEAILSWTGGQPFLTQKLCKLVIDYENDIPNNHQVKWVDKLVRSRIIENWESQDEPEHLRTIRDRILRDEKRSFQLLNLYQKILQSQEILGGIPADDSSEQMELRLSGLVAKYQGKLQVRNRIYESVFNQIWVEKALSATQPQLDRRDEEFIKTLAELERKLLVSQLSQIAEGKGSEQALYEVLRDVTLQIGDLLGADRATIYLLNEDKTELWSLVAENQGNEFLDIQVRLGSGIAGQVAKTKKMINIPANVYQDARSDLVKEYDKKYGYYTYNMLAFPILDETEETVAVIQLLNKLKASANQQIEFTEKIDKKGFSKLDRERLAKFTPYIQRILESCRSSYKATKKLRATAALAEATRSLDKSSLDTKEILQRVMDAAEKLMNADRSTLWLLDRERGDLWTEVPNVGELRCDIGVGFAGQVAKTHEPIIIPFDLYNHPNAANAKKTDQKTGYRTCSLLCMPVLNPDGELLGVTQLVNKRKKGNFPEYNPTEWPKAPDQFKASFDENDRQCMQVFNERTGVILQYARTHEQLKQLTEVKPKEVVHNTLVMLTNTIGNQNDDSFYHALYNMLNFLTLSVSKLVNADCATIYLFNVESQEFWTLISENEADIPTEIKISAAECIAAQIVNHKTSNIVKTNELLCQQLLYKEPIYGGSIFPLYNQSGNLLAIVELINKLKQPKDLSTDLLEQIDFNGFREFDFQQIEQRAESMLPILEGFQSFYREIKTIQKQRAIDTLWSAISSVSQRSWNIQEVLLYVMEAAKKLTNADRATLWLFDRKRRELWTKLPERDELRCKMGVGFAGKVAQTRQAIVIPFDLYDHPSADNAKKTDRETGYRTCSLLCMPVLSFDGELLGVTQLLNKRKSGNFPEYNTANWPLVPDYFKTSFNERDLRYMEIFNNQIGIVLQNAQSDD, encoded by the coding sequence ATGAATTACGAATACAAAGTAGGTGGAAGTTTACCCCCCGATGCGCCTACCTATGTTTGGCGACAAGCGGATCGGGAACTTTATGATTACTTAAAAGCTGGTAAATTCTGTTATGTATTGAATTCCCGCCAAATGGGTAAATCGAGTTTGCTTGTGCAAACGATGCAAAGACTTCAAAAAGAAAATATTGCTTGTGCTGCAATCGATTTAACCGAAATTATCAGTCCAGATATTACGAGAAGCGAGTTCTACGGTAGTCTCACCGATACGTTAGTTGATTGCTTTCATCTGACTAAACAAATTGGTAGTTTTGATCAGTGGTGGGGAAATCAAAAACGGCTTTCTCCCATCAAGCGATTGAGTAAGTTTATTAAAGAAGTGCTGTTAACTAATAATGCACTATTGAGCAAAAATATCATCATTTTTATCGATGAAATTGATAGCGTTCTCAGATTACCATTTTCTACTAATGATTTTTTTGGATTGATTCGTGCTTGTCATAATAATCGCGCCGATCAGCCAGAATATAACCGCCTGACTTTTGCGATTTTAGGAGTAGCTTCACCCTCCGATTTAATCAGCGGAAGAAATCACAGTCCTCCTTTTAATTTTGGTGAAGCGATCGAATTAAATGGCTTTCAGTTAGGGGAAGTGGAACCTTTGGCAGTGGGATTAAAAGCCAAGTCAAAAGATTGTCAGAAGTTGCTAGAAGCAATTTTGAGTTGGACGGGAGGACAGCCTTTTTTAACTCAAAAGTTGTGTAAATTAGTGATCGATTATGAAAATGATATACCGAATAATCATCAAGTTAAATGGGTAGATAAATTAGTGCGATCGCGGATTATCGAAAATTGGGAAAGCCAAGACGAACCAGAACATCTAAGGACGATTCGCGATCGCATTCTCCGCGATGAAAAGCGTAGTTTTCAGTTATTAAATTTATATCAAAAAATTTTGCAATCTCAAGAGATATTAGGCGGGATTCCTGCTGATGATAGTTCGGAACAAATGGAATTACGCCTATCAGGATTAGTTGCCAAATATCAAGGTAAATTACAAGTTCGCAATCGGATTTACGAATCAGTTTTTAATCAAATTTGGGTAGAAAAAGCATTAAGCGCTACTCAACCACAACTCGATCGCCGTGATGAAGAATTCATCAAAACCCTAGCGGAATTAGAAAGAAAACTCCTCGTATCTCAACTTAGTCAAATTGCTGAGGGGAAAGGTTCCGAACAAGCTTTATATGAAGTGCTGCGGGATGTTACTTTGCAAATTGGCGATCTATTAGGGGCCGATCGCGCTACTATTTACTTATTAAATGAAGATAAAACCGAACTTTGGTCGCTAGTAGCAGAAAATCAAGGTAATGAATTTTTAGATATTCAAGTGCGACTCGGTTCTGGGATTGCCGGACAAGTTGCCAAAACAAAAAAAATGATTAACATTCCTGCTAACGTTTATCAAGATGCTCGTTCCGATTTAGTGAAAGAATATGATAAAAAATATGGCTATTACACTTATAATATGTTGGCTTTTCCCATTTTAGATGAAACTGAGGAAACCGTTGCCGTTATTCAACTATTAAATAAGTTAAAAGCCTCGGCAAATCAACAAATTGAATTTACCGAAAAAATCGATAAAAAAGGATTTAGCAAACTCGATCGCGAAAGATTAGCCAAATTTACTCCTTATATTCAAAGAATATTAGAAAGTTGTCGTTCTTCTTATAAAGCTACCAAAAAACTGAGAGCAACTGCTGCATTGGCAGAAGCTACTCGATCCCTTGATAAAAGTAGTTTGGATACCAAAGAAATACTGCAACGGGTAATGGATGCAGCCGAAAAATTGATGAATGCCGATCGCAGTACCCTATGGTTATTAGATCGAGAACGTGGCGATTTATGGACGGAAGTTCCCAATGTGGGAGAATTGCGATGTGATATAGGAGTTGGTTTTGCCGGTCAAGTAGCAAAAACTCACGAACCAATCATTATTCCCTTTGATTTGTACAACCATCCTAATGCTGCTAATGCGAAAAAAACCGACCAGAAAACAGGCTATCGCACTTGTAGTTTATTATGTATGCCAGTTTTAAATCCAGATGGGGAATTGTTAGGTGTTACCCAATTAGTAAATAAACGAAAAAAAGGTAATTTTCCCGAATATAACCCTACTGAATGGCCAAAAGCACCCGACCAATTTAAAGCTAGTTTTGATGAGAACGATCGCCAATGTATGCAGGTTTTCAACGAACGTACTGGGGTGATTCTGCAATATGCGAGAACTCACGAACAACTCAAGCAGTTAACGGAAGTCAAACCGAAAGAAGTCGTGCATAACACTTTGGTGATGCTGACAAATACGATCGGTAACCAAAATGATGATAGTTTTTATCATGCTCTTTACAATATGCTTAATTTTCTTACTTTATCAGTTAGTAAGTTAGTTAATGCAGACTGCGCGACTATTTATCTATTTAATGTAGAATCACAAGAATTTTGGACGTTGATTTCAGAGAATGAGGCAGATATTCCAACCGAAATAAAAATAAGTGCTGCTGAATGTATCGCCGCTCAAATAGTTAATCATAAAACATCAAATATCGTTAAAACCAATGAATTACTTTGTCAGCAACTACTTTACAAAGAGCCAATTTATGGCGGTTCGATTTTTCCTCTCTACAATCAGTCAGGAAATTTATTAGCAATTGTCGAATTAATCAATAAATTAAAGCAACCCAAGGATTTATCAACTGATTTACTAGAACAAATCGACTTTAATGGCTTTAGAGAATTCGACTTTCAGCAAATCGAACAACGTGCTGAATCGATGTTACCAATTTTAGAAGGTTTTCAATCTTTTTATCGAGAAATCAAAACTATTCAAAAACAACGCGCGATCGATACTCTTTGGTCAGCCATTAGTTCCGTTAGCCAGCGTAGTTGGAATATCCAAGAAGTGTTGCTTTACGTGATGGAAGCAGCCAAAAAGCTCACCAATGCCGATCGCGCTACCTTATGGTTATTCGATCGCAAACGTCGCGAGTTATGGACGAAACTACCGGAACGAGACGAACTGCGCTGCAAAATGGGAGTAGGTTTTGCCGGAAAAGTAGCCCAAACTCGCCAAGCGATCGTCATTCCCTTCGACTTATACGATCATCCCAGCGCCGATAACGCCAAAAAAACCGATCGAGAAACAGGTTATCGTACTTGCAGTTTATTGTGTATGCCAGTTTTGAGTTTTGATGGCGAATTACTTGGTGTTACTCAATTACTAAATAAACGCAAATCAGGTAATTTTCCCGAATATAATACTGCTAATTGGCCGCTAGTTCCCGACTATTTCAAGACGAGTTTTAATGAAAGAGATTTGCGGTATATGGAGATATTCAACAATCAAATTGGGATTGTGCTTCAAAACGCTCAATCTGATGATTGA
- a CDS encoding AAA-like domain-containing protein, giving the protein MTNFDILKLVELANNYIDGKTGEVLNDVQKNILRQALAGEKLKDIQVAGYSGNTIQREIAPKLWKLLSNVTGKKVSIKTVRLVLEGLEDSKAGKNEKAIENSSHPPIFPPPYLELPGGSLDLASLFYVDRPPLESRAYEEIGKPGSLIRIKAPKQMGKTSLMVRLLHQAEKLGYRAVSLDFELADSEVFSDLNQFLQWFCATVTDDLELPIQLDTRWSKFLGSKKNCTNYFEKYLLPQIDTPLALGLDAVDRVFPHEKIADDFFGLLRAWHEKSKQSDIWKNFRLVIVHGTEVYIPLSKDQSPFNVGLPIELPEFNSLQVWDLAKRHNLDFNHNQVDKLMAMVGGHPHLVRLALYKVARDNISLESILKDAPTETGIYGEHLRSHLWYVERNPEFAEAFKEVVETDNPVQIKTAIAYKLNSMGLVHLQGNQVTIRNDLYRQYFQERFLGG; this is encoded by the coding sequence ATGACTAATTTCGATATATTAAAGCTGGTAGAACTGGCGAATAACTATATAGATGGAAAAACTGGAGAAGTTCTCAATGACGTGCAAAAAAATATACTTCGGCAAGCATTAGCAGGTGAAAAACTAAAAGATATCCAAGTGGCAGGATATAGCGGTAACACGATCCAAAGAGAAATCGCCCCTAAATTATGGAAGCTGCTATCAAATGTTACCGGGAAAAAAGTCAGTATAAAAACCGTGCGTTTAGTATTGGAAGGATTAGAAGACAGTAAAGCAGGAAAAAACGAGAAAGCAATTGAAAATTCCTCCCATCCCCCCATCTTTCCACCTCCCTATCTAGAATTACCCGGAGGATCGCTGGATTTAGCTTCTTTATTTTATGTCGATCGACCTCCACTTGAATCTCGCGCTTATGAAGAAATCGGAAAACCGGGAAGTTTAATACGGATTAAAGCACCCAAACAAATGGGAAAAACTTCGTTAATGGTGAGGTTGCTGCATCAAGCGGAGAAATTGGGTTATCGAGCGGTATCTTTAGATTTTGAATTGGCAGATAGCGAAGTTTTTAGCGATTTGAATCAATTTTTGCAATGGTTTTGCGCTACGGTTACCGATGACTTAGAGTTACCAATTCAATTAGATACTCGCTGGAGTAAGTTTTTAGGAAGTAAGAAAAATTGTACTAACTATTTTGAGAAATATTTGTTGCCGCAAATTGATACACCTCTTGCGTTAGGTTTAGATGCGGTGGATCGGGTGTTTCCCCATGAAAAAATAGCTGATGATTTTTTTGGTTTATTGCGTGCTTGGCATGAAAAATCAAAGCAAAGTGATATTTGGAAAAACTTTCGATTAGTCATTGTGCACGGTACGGAAGTTTACATTCCACTTAGTAAAGATCAATCCCCTTTTAATGTGGGTTTACCGATTGAATTACCAGAGTTTAATTCATTGCAAGTATGGGATTTGGCAAAACGACATAATTTGGATTTCAATCATAATCAAGTTGATAAACTGATGGCAATGGTGGGGGGACATCCCCATTTAGTAAGATTAGCTTTGTATAAAGTTGCTCGCGATAATATTAGTTTAGAGAGTATATTAAAAGATGCTCCTACGGAAACGGGGATTTATGGGGAACATTTGCGATCGCATCTATGGTATGTAGAACGAAATCCCGAATTTGCCGAAGCTTTTAAAGAGGTGGTAGAGACGGATAACCCGGTGCAGATCAAAACTGCGATCGCGTATAAATTAAATAGTATGGGATTGGTGCATCTACAAGGAAATCAAGTTACAATCCGCAACGATTTATATCGGCAATATTTCCAAGAACGATTCCTTGGGGGTTAA
- a CDS encoding adenylate/guanylate cyclase domain-containing protein, translated as MKSSSATALATRKSTFSEIFAPLSPENFKHQLTEVEKQLKTVHRTLSMLNLDNENFEAVLTDMLSAIALKTGEILQADRTTIFLLDESAHELWSLVAKDDGNGSLEIRIPILKSVSIAGEVAQTKASINIPFDFYDDRRSFSAQELDKKHNYRTYTMLTLPVLDDCGELVAVVQLVNKLKSDYNAGDPLADRIDLRGFKREDEDLFADFCPLIRLILESSRSFYVATQRQRAAEALLEATRSLASSSLDLDSTLKRVMDAAKKLMNADRSTLWLLDHDTNDLWANIQQPDGSFRELRVPVGKGYVGKVAQSGKPLNIHFDLYKDPDSVVSQQVDQLNGYRTCSLLCMPIFNADRELIGVTQLVNKKKQGDFPPYNPEDWPHAPECWKASFYRSDEEFMEAFNIQAGVALQNAKLFEKVKQQYIRIQQQEQMQRDILRSLTNGVISTNAEGNIIAANPSAKRLLGFREEDALEGKSIQQVVRLKEGGFNCWLQNALKGRDEKSRQQYYPDRTLLSHAGESNSVHLSINSIADASDPNNVYGALVVMDDISDEKRLKNTMYRYMTQELAEQLLQSGDAKLGGDRKEVSILFSDIRGYTNLVESMEAEEVVNLLNQYFSSMVDAIFKHKGTLDKYIGDAIMGVFGSPVPLADHSWRAVQTALEMRSNLAEFNARRLAENNQPIRIGVGIHSGEAISGNIGHYRRMEFTVIGDDVNLGSRLEGTSKMYGCDIVISDNTYQPCSDRVLVRELDIVRVKGRIQPVKLYELVGLHSDPIPAKKQQIIELYHQGRQLYLNRHFVKALEKFKAVLSIDRTDKAALLMQQRCSNLISTPLSDDWDGIETLTEK; from the coding sequence ATGAAAAGTTCATCAGCTACGGCATTAGCCACTAGAAAATCTACCTTTTCGGAGATTTTTGCTCCCCTGAGTCCAGAAAATTTTAAACATCAGCTGACGGAAGTTGAAAAACAGCTAAAAACCGTGCATAGAACTTTGTCCATGTTGAACTTGGACAATGAAAATTTTGAAGCTGTTTTAACGGATATGCTGAGTGCGATCGCATTAAAAACAGGGGAGATTTTGCAAGCCGATCGAACTACCATTTTTCTATTGGATGAATCTGCTCACGAACTTTGGTCATTAGTTGCTAAAGATGATGGTAACGGTTCTTTAGAAATTCGCATACCCATTCTCAAAAGTGTCAGCATCGCTGGAGAAGTTGCCCAGACAAAGGCATCGATCAATATTCCTTTCGATTTCTATGACGATCGTCGGTCTTTTTCTGCTCAAGAATTAGACAAAAAACATAACTACCGCACCTATACGATGTTGACTCTGCCAGTATTGGATGACTGCGGTGAATTAGTAGCCGTCGTCCAGCTAGTCAATAAATTAAAAAGCGATTATAATGCCGGCGATCCTTTAGCAGACAGAATCGATCTGCGGGGTTTCAAGCGAGAAGATGAAGATTTATTCGCGGACTTTTGTCCTTTAATTCGCTTAATTTTAGAAAGTTCTCGCTCTTTTTACGTAGCAACGCAAAGACAACGGGCGGCGGAAGCACTTTTAGAAGCAACCAGATCCCTGGCTTCCAGTAGCTTGGATTTAGATTCCACCCTCAAGCGAGTAATGGATGCTGCCAAAAAATTGATGAATGCCGATCGCAGTACCCTATGGTTATTAGACCACGATACCAATGATTTGTGGGCCAATATTCAGCAACCAGATGGTTCTTTTCGAGAACTGCGCGTTCCGGTTGGCAAAGGATATGTGGGTAAAGTCGCTCAATCTGGCAAACCGTTAAATATTCACTTTGACTTATATAAAGACCCCGATTCGGTTGTTTCTCAACAAGTCGATCAGTTGAATGGTTATCGCACTTGTAGCTTATTATGTATGCCAATTTTTAATGCCGATCGCGAATTAATCGGCGTTACCCAACTGGTTAATAAAAAGAAACAAGGAGATTTTCCCCCCTACAATCCAGAAGATTGGCCCCATGCACCAGAATGCTGGAAAGCAAGTTTTTATCGCAGCGATGAAGAATTCATGGAAGCATTTAACATTCAAGCTGGGGTAGCACTGCAAAACGCCAAGCTATTTGAAAAAGTCAAGCAACAATATATCCGCATCCAGCAGCAAGAACAAATGCAGCGAGATATCCTTCGCAGCTTGACAAATGGAGTAATTTCTACTAACGCCGAAGGAAACATTATTGCTGCCAATCCCAGCGCCAAACGATTATTAGGTTTTCGAGAAGAAGATGCTTTAGAAGGCAAATCGATTCAGCAGGTCGTTCGCTTAAAAGAAGGTGGTTTTAACTGTTGGTTGCAAAATGCGTTAAAAGGTCGCGATGAAAAATCTCGCCAGCAATATTATCCCGATCGCACTTTACTATCTCATGCAGGCGAATCAAATAGCGTCCATTTATCGATCAACTCGATCGCCGATGCTAGCGATCCGAATAATGTTTACGGCGCTTTAGTCGTGATGGATGACATCAGCGACGAGAAGAGATTGAAAAATACCATGTATCGCTACATGACACAAGAGTTAGCCGAACAATTGTTACAAAGTGGCGATGCGAAGTTGGGAGGCGATCGCAAAGAAGTCTCTATTTTATTCTCCGACATTCGCGGTTACACCAACTTAGTAGAAAGCATGGAAGCCGAAGAAGTGGTGAATCTGCTCAACCAATATTTCTCCTCAATGGTGGATGCTATTTTCAAACATAAAGGCACTCTCGATAAATATATCGGCGATGCCATCATGGGAGTATTTGGTTCCCCAGTTCCCCTGGCGGATCATTCCTGGCGAGCAGTCCAAACTGCCTTAGAAATGCGATCGAATTTAGCCGAATTTAATGCTCGTCGCCTAGCAGAAAACAACCAACCAATCCGAATAGGCGTTGGTATCCATTCTGGAGAAGCCATTAGTGGAAATATCGGCCACTATCGCAGGATGGAATTTACCGTGATTGGCGATGATGTTAATCTCGGTTCTCGTTTAGAAGGTACTTCCAAAATGTATGGTTGCGACATCGTAATTAGCGATAACACTTATCAACCCTGTAGCGATCGCGTTTTGGTGCGAGAACTCGATATCGTGCGAGTAAAAGGAAGAATTCAACCAGTCAAACTTTATGAATTAGTGGGGTTGCACTCCGATCCGATTCCTGCTAAAAAACAGCAAATAATCGAGCTTTATCACCAAGGACGCCAGTTATATCTGAATCGTCACTTTGTCAAAGCTTTAGAAAAATTTAAAGCAGTTCTCTCCATAGATAGAACTGATAAAGCTGCATTACTCATGCAACAACGCTGTTCCAACTTAATCAGCACTCCTCTTTCCGATGACTGGGATGGGATCGAAACCCTCACGGAAAAATAA
- a CDS encoding AbrB family transcriptional regulator — translation MAETATAPLTGKALLQKVKELSHLSRRETAKACGYYTSTKSNQTRVNLTDFYDAVLAAKGIALDPEGEKDGRGREATYRVSVHKNGQIVIGSAYTQAMGLKPGDEFEIRLGYKHIRLIQLDRDDEPMEDEEE, via the coding sequence ATGGCTGAAACTGCAACAGCACCATTAACAGGAAAGGCACTACTTCAAAAAGTCAAAGAACTATCTCATTTGTCCCGTCGCGAAACCGCTAAAGCTTGCGGCTACTATACCAGCACCAAAAGTAACCAGACCCGCGTAAATCTGACCGATTTTTATGATGCTGTATTGGCAGCTAAAGGAATTGCTCTCGATCCGGAAGGAGAGAAAGATGGTCGCGGTCGAGAAGCTACTTATCGGGTAAGCGTCCATAAGAACGGTCAAATTGTAATCGGATCTGCCTACACTCAAGCAATGGGATTAAAGCCGGGAGATGAGTTTGAAATTCGACTCGGCTACAAGCATATTCGGTTGATTCAACTTGACCGCGATGATGAGCCAATGGAAGACGAAGAAGAATAA